GCTGTCCTTCGTGCTCTTTTTTTATTGCTTCCTCAACAAAATTCCTTAAAATACCTTCGACTTTTATGAGATTTTGTGTTAAAATCTCATTGGTATTTTTGATCATAGTCTAAGACACCCCTTTTTAAAATTTAATTTACATGGGTATCTTAGACTATTTTTTTGTCTCTTTTCAAATGAAATTCTTTCCTTGGAATATTATTCATCAACTAAATTAAATGCACCCTTGTATTTGCACCAAAATATAGACGACAAATAATATACGGCAAAATAAAAGAAGATATAGGGAAGATATTGAGAAAACTATGTGAATACAAAGGAGTAGAAATAATAGAAGCAAATGCATGCAAAGATCATATTCATATGCTTGTGAGTATACCACCGAAATTAAGTGTGTCACAGTTTATGGGATATTTAAAAGGAAAGAGTTCGCTTATGATATTTGATGCATTATCCCGAATTCGGGATAACCTATCTTATCCCGAAAGATTTGTTATCCCGAAGAATGCTTTTTATTATAGTGTTTGCAAGGATTTGCGTCTGCATATTTCGGGATAACTAAATTCTATAGACCCAATAATTTACGTAGTGTTTCCTCATCATCTTCATCCCAGATGACCGTTTCCTCTATTTTATTCTCTTTTGAGCAGGCTTTCTGGATAGCATTCCTTTTCATCTCTGTATCAGCATATGCATAAACTCTGGTGGTTTCCAGTTCTACATGGCCCAGAAATTCAGCAAGCAATGCAAGCGGCATTCCTCCACGGTAAAGATGGATTGATCTCGTATGGCGGAGTTGGTGAGGATGAACACGTTTTGGAATTTCATCGCATACTTGAGCAGCACATTTACCATATTTCATCATGAATTTTTCCACATTGTCGGGGGACATCTGGTGCTTTACCCCATGGCTTATTGTATAGAAAAGATAATCATCACGGCATGTATTGCCTTGATGGAACTGTTCCAAATATAAATTAAGATGCTGAACCGTTTTGTCCATCAAAGGAACCGTTCTTGTTTTTCTGCCTTTTCCTAAAAGATGTACATATGGGTTTTTACCATCAAGGACGAAATCCCCCAGTTTAACATCCAACATCTCCTGACATCGGGCTGCCGTATCATACATCAGTATCATAAAAAACCTGTCACGCATACCTGCTTTGCGCCTAGTGTCAGGAGCTTCCAACAATGCCTTTAGTGCCGACTCAGTCAAAAATTCTACGATTTTCTTTGGCGCCTTCTGTATTGGAATTTTTGTCAACTCCATCCTCACAGAAAGATTTGCAACATCCTGCAGCCCGGCATATTTTGAAAAGGATCGCAGTGCCATGAGACGCTGGTTTCTTGTTGACGAAGAACAGCGTCTGTTATTTTGGAACCAGTCCAAAAAGTCTGCTACATTTTCCGCATTAAAGCAACCAAAGGATAGTTTAGATAGAGGGATATTCTTTTCTGAGCCAAGAAATCCTATGAAAAGGTTTAAAGCCAGGCGGTAAGATTTTACTGTGTTAGGACTGTAGCATTTCTGTCTCGGAAGGTAAACGGTTAGGAAATCGCGCATTGTCCTGTAAAAACTTATATCTTTGATGTTCACAAACCCACCTCCGGCAAAAGTTTTTCATATGATGAAAAGTCCATCTGCGACATATGTGGGAATATCTCCGGCACAAGGTGAATGTAGTAAGCTGTATCCGAAAACCGTTCATGCCCCATATATGCACTCAAGTATGGAATCATTGCTTCTATGTCTTTGCCCTCTTTCATCCATTGGTAGAGACGCCTCGTAGCAAAAGTGTGACGAAAGCTATATGGCCTGGGGCTATCACCACCATATGTATCAATGCCGGCAGAGTTCCAGCACGTCCTGAACAGCTTGGCGAGACCAATACCTGTGTATGGGTTTAGGTGCTCCAATTGCGAAGGGAAGAAATATTTGCTTCCCGGACATGTTTTCTGAAGCAGTCGTGCATAATTTCGGCAGATTTCTAATAAATCAGGTGGCATTATGACTAGACGGTCCTTATGCCCTTTGGATTCCCGTATCTGTATTTTGCCGTTGTTCAAATCAATATCCGCAGTTTCGAGGATTCGTGCTTCATGTGGACGGAGCCCGCAACAGTATAGCATTCGGAAAATGACCGGAAGTGCAAGATGCCGTAATGTACACCGTTTGTTTATCTCAAGACTGTCAACTGCCGCAAAAAACAATTCCAGTTCTCTGTCGGTAAAGATATGGGGAGTTTTTTTCTTCCCGCGTGTACATTTAGGTCCCACTTCCATAGGGATAACATACGCATCAAAACCAAGCCTCTGTATGTAGCGCGCAAGTTCTCGGACAGGTGCCATCCTGTTTTGAAAAGTAACTGCACTCTCGGTTGGACTAACGACAGCCCAATGCTGTCCGATTTCAACCGTAAGACTTTTTTCTTCCGGGAAATTCATCAAACAGAATTGGTCGAAATTTTTCAGAACTCTTTCACTTTCAAGATAAGGATAGCCAACAGAATGTTTCTGGTTTATCAGCCCGTCAATGTAATTGCTGAGTTTACTATTAAATGTATATTTCATTTGTCAGCTCCTTTCTCAGACATGGGATTCCATCAAGGCTAAGGGGACATTTACCCAGATACGATTCCTGCAGTGCAAGATATGGTTTTGTAGAATCACTACTTGTATGTCCGAGAACTTCACTTATGGTTCCCAATGGAATCTCTGCTTCCAGCATCCAGTTTCCAAGTCCGCGCCTGAAGCTGTGCATCCCATTACGTTTATTGGAAACCCACTCTATTCCTGCAGCAATGGCGTTCCGACGGACAATTGAATGACCACTCCAGCTTCTTAGCGGATTATATGGCGGCCTTGCCCTTAGAAATATATACTGTGATTCAGATTGAGGACGGCCATGCAGTATATAATCAGCTATGGCATTACATACCGGTATTTCTATTGGGAGGGTAAGTGGTACGTCTGTTTTATGCTGTACTATCCTTAATTCTTTTCTGTTCCAGTCCACATCCGAAAACTTGAGCCCGAGGATGTCAATGGAACGGAGTCCCGTGTTTTTTGCCAGAATCATTATTGCGAAATCCCTTTTCCCGCATGCTGTAGTACGGTCTGGTGCTGAAACTATCATGTCTGCTTCCGCCTGGGTAAAACCGGATGAATACTTGCGATGAGCTGGAGCCGGTATCTGTAACAGCAGTTTCATGTCAAAAGAAATCATCTTGTTTTCAGTAAGGTAATCAGAAAAAGTACGTATGACAGATAGTACATCACCTACCCGTGAATATTTTTTTGCGACAGTATTTATATATTCCACTATATCATCCTTGGATAGTTGATCAAGTGAGGCGTACCCTCTATCCTCACAAAAGAAAAGGAAATGGCGGATGATTGGCTTTTGTCCTCTCATGGTCGTGATACTGCATCCGGTACGGAGCCTTTTGTCAACATAATTATTAAGGCATTTCTCAAAGGGAGTACTTAATTTTCTGATTCCCCAATGGGGAAGATGACGCCATTGGACGTGCCCAGTTTCATAGCACTCATGTATACGTTCAGCGATGGTCCGGAGAATCCGGAATTTTGTTTCTGGAATGAGCCCTGCTTCATATTCAGCCCGTATTTGGCGAACAACTTCCAACGCCAGTTTTTCTGAGTAAAACAGTTCATTTGCTTCATTATGTTTACGACTGATGAGATTAAACCCATAGCACTGATATAACTGTATTGTCTTTTTCTTAATACCATGTGCAATTAAATCCTGCTTTGTCATATCAATTAATTTTGACAGCAGTATAGTCTCCTTCATATGACGATTCCTCCTGTAATTGTTGTCGGGAAAATCCCGCTATTTACAATTATATAGAACGCCATAGAATACGGACAAAAATATTATCCCGAAATTTTTGTCTTCATGTTCAGGTATATCAGGAGTTGGATACATATTTCGGGATAACAAATCTTTCGGGATAAGATAGACATGCAAATTTAAAATATAAGTATGGAAATAGACAATTTTGGTGTAAAGGCTATTATGTAGATACAGTAGGCAGAAATAAAAAAGTGATAGAAGAACATATAAAAAATCAATTACAAGAAGATCTGACATATGATCAAATAAGTTTAAAAGAGTACATAGACCCGTTTACAGGTGAGCCTGTGAATAAAGGCAAAAAATAAACCCCTTTAGGGGTAGCCTGAAAAAATATGCGGTTGGCAGATCTTTCAGTGTGTCTTTAGACACAGCCAGTAATATGCCCTTATAGGGCTAAAGCAAACCACCCGTTTAACGGGTGGTCATGATTGTTTATATAGGCACTTTGTAAGATGCCGCTCTCCTCCCCTTGTTCTTCATTTTTCAGATTTTAAAAAATCCGGAAATGGAGGACAAGCTTATGAGAGAAAAGGAGAACAAATACACATTGGTTGCTAAAAAGAAACGGATAGTCGTAACCGAGGAAGTCTATAAAGCTTACTATCAGCTAAAAGAAAGGGAGCGCTATCTTGATAAACTGGCTGCAATACATGATATATCCCTTGAAGCATGTGAAGAAAAGGGTATTCAGGTCGATTATCTAGTGCCAAGAGCGGAAGAATCTATAGAGGACATAATAATAAAGCGAGAAATGCTTAAGAAGCTGATGCTAGCTATGAAAATGATATCCGAAGAAGAACGGCTGCTGATTCATGAACTGTTTTTCAATAGGAAAACAGAGACTGCATTAGCTAGGGAATTAGGTATTAGTCAATCAAACATTAATCGCAGAAAAACAAGAATACTCTCCAAACTAAAAAAAATTTTATAAAAATTTAAAAATATTGCGCATAGCCCCCTCACTTTTTTCCTTAAAGAAGTGAGGGGGTTTTTTCTTCCCCTCACTGTTCTTTGAAAACTATCGGTGCAAGCCGTCTATATCCAACATCTCAAATACATTAGCTGTTCAGCCGCAGAAACGGAAAGCGACATTGGTAAACACGCCAGGACTGCCTGCGGACTAATTGTCCGTCAAAACGATGGCATCGAAGGTGACGAGCGAGAATGTTTGACCATAAAACAATCTGTGGTAGATTGTTTCGCCAAAACCTGAACAGCCTACAATGATACTCCTGCATGGTCGAGGTTGAGTCCTAGAGTGCAGCCCGGAGGCCTTCGGGGAGGTGAGATTCCTGTGATGCCTGCTGACCACGGGCAGTTTAAGCTGTTGCTCTCGTGCTTGGGAAGTAGTGTCGAATAAAGCATTGCCTGAAAATGAAGAACAACCCTAACCCCTTTAATATCAGAAACTATGCAGCGGAGTCGAAAATCTCCGCTGCATCCTTCTGGTATTAAACATGAATTTATAAGGAGGCACAGAATTATGGATCAAAGAAAAAGAGCGTGGCTTTACTGCCGCATTGATGCTCCTGAAGATGAGCATGGGCGCCTTAAAGGGCAGAAAAAAGAACTTACGGATTACGCTGAGCAAATGGGTTTTGAAATCGCTGGGGTCTCACAGGATACGGCAAGCAGTCTGAGATTTGAAAGAAATGGACTAGTTGAAGTGACTGAGGCTGCAGCTGCAGGCAAAATGGATGTTCTTCTGATCATTAATCTCTCCCGCCTTGGGAGAGATGCCATAAAAACGCTGGATTTTATCCGTTGGCTTCATGATCAGGGAATCAGGGTTTACTCTCCCATGGAGGGCGAAATTACGGTGGGAGTTCACGGTGAAATTGGTTCAAAAATCATAAGCACACTGAACTTATAAGGGAGGGAAAAACTATGTCACAAACTCAAATAACCAATGAAATCAAATATAAAATGGCTCTTTCCCTGCTGAGGTCCCTGCTCGAAAAGGGTCTTATTACACTTTCCGAATACAAAGAAGTGGATGCAATAAATCAGCGTTTGTACAAACCGCAATTAGTAGAGGTATATATGTAAAAACACTTGATATAGTGTATTTTGTGTGGTACTGTGTGTTGCTGACAGGACATCTTGTTCTGAAAAAGGAAAGGAGGATGTGTATGCCCAAGGTCACAGTGATAAATCCGATCGGTAAAAAAGCTGAGAAAAAAACGATTCCTAAACTGCGCGTATGCGCATACTGCCGTGTTAGTTCAGACCACGATGAGCAGCAACAGTCCTTTTCGACACAGGTAGCGCACTACACCGAGTTGATCGAAGCGAACGATGCCTGGACATTTGCCGGCATTTACGCCGATGAAGTGCGCCCAGACTAGGGCTTTGTTTAAAGTAGAATTTATGGAACTACACTGCAAGATAACGCAGTAGTCAACCTATCTTACTGCAAGGGGAAACCCGATACAGGAACATAGCATGATAGGAAAGCGACAAGTTGGCTTAGGACAAAAGCCACGACTTATGTTGCAATGACAAGTGGATATGAGGATAAGATTGTATTTATCGAATGTGAGGTCTAAGCTGCCATTGCGTAGGGTCTAAGGAAATGTCCTGATACCTTAGCTGTAACATCTATATGTACCTTCGTCGCATATAGAGTTATCAATAAATTACAGAGCAGGCACGAGAACGTGTTATAACAGACTGAAAGCATATCCGACAATCCACATTTCCAAGAAACAAAGCTAAACTGGGGATTACCTAAGCAAGTTTCACTTGTATGGTAACAGAGTTTCCATAGTAGTCCGAGATGAGTAAGGCTCATTACATGGCGAAGGGAAACAGTTAATAAATTTCAAAATTAGAAAGTTGAAAGGCAGGAGAATCCTGAATGAAACCAACAGCTGAAATTTTGGAGCGTATCAATAAAAATTCAAATGAGCACAAAGATGGAGTATATACTCGCTTATACCGTTATCTTTTAAGGGAAGATATTTATTACAGTGCATACCAAAAATTATATTCCAATAAAGGAGCATCAACTGAAGGTATTGATAATGATACTGCTGATGGATTTGGAAAGAAATATGTAGAAAGTTCAATAGAAGAATTAAGCAATAATACTTATAAACCCAAGCCGGTACGCAGAGAATATATCAAGAAATCCAATGGGAAAATGCGACCTTTAGGAATACCGTCATTTAGAGATAAGCTATTACAAGAAGTTATGCGTAGATTTTTAGAAGCTATTTATGAACCGATTTTTAGTGATTTTTCACATGGATTTAGACCTAATAGAAGTTGTCACACTGCATTAAAGCAGACACTTCCATATTTCAAAGGTGCAAGATGGTTTATAGAAGGAGATATAAAAGGCTGTTTTGATAATATTGACCATGATAAGCTTATTGAAATATTACAAAGAAAAATTAAAGACAGTAAGTTTATAAACATTATTCGTAGTTTTCTAAAGGCAGGATATATAGAGGATTTCAGATATAACCAAACATATTCTGGAACACCTCAAGGAGGGATTTTATCCCCAATACTTGCCAATATTTATCTGAATGAATTGGATAATAAAATCATGGAGATTAAACAAAACTTCGATAAGCCGGCAACAAGGTGTGTAAATCCAACATACGACGAGATTAGAGGGAAAAGATATTGGTTACAGCAGAAACTTAAAAATGCTACTGATGAAGAAAAACCGGTTCTGATTTCAAGAATTAATGAATATAGTAAGAAACTTTTGAAATTACCCTATAAATCACAAACGGATAAAAATATAGCTTTTGTAAGATATGCTGATGACTTTTTAATAGCAGTAAGAGGAAATAAAGAAGATTGCATTAAAATTAAAGAACAATTAAGAGAATTTCTAAATGATGAATTAAAGCTTACCTTAAGTGATGAAAAGACTTTGATTACTCACAGTAGTGAAAAAGTTAGGTTCTTAGGATATGACATTTCAGTTAGACGTAATCAACAAATATCAACTAATTCATTAGGACACAAGAAACGTCAGCTGAATGGCACTGTAGAATTATTAGTTCCTTTAGAGAAGATAGAAAAGTTTATGTTTGATAAAGGTATCATTAGACAGAGCAAAGCTAAAAAGTTTCACCCGATACACAGAAAAGGATGGCTATATCTCCCAGACCAAGAAATCTTGGAAAGATACAATGCTGAAATTCGTGGAATACTCAATTATTACCACCTAGCCAACAATTATAATAAACTTAATTATTTTCAATACTTGATGGAATATAGCTGCCTTGCAACTTTAGCAGGAAAGCATAATTCTTCAATAAGTAAAGTAATTGACAAATATAAAAGCGGCAAAGGTTGGGCAATAAAATATAAAACAGAAAAAGGTAAAACACGAGAAAAGAGAATTGTAAAACTTCAAGATTGCAAAGGGTTCTGTGATGATAATATTGTTAGACACATTTATTCTGTAAATACCAATGCTACTATTAGAGCAAGACTGCAAGCAGGAGTTTGCGAGCTTTGCGGTAGCAGGGGAAAGTCTAATTATGAGGTTCACCATGTTTCAAGTGTAAAGGGACTAGAAGGCAATAAGCTTTGGGAGCAGATAATGAAAATCAAAAATAGAAAAACATTAGTGGTATGCGAGGATTGCCATAAGGCAATACATAGTTAATTTGAATTTTAAAATGATATGGTAATTATTAACGGAGAGCCGTATACGTCGAGAGGTGTACGTACGGTTCGGTGGCGAGGGATTTTGTGCCCTTAGCCTATGGGATTACCGGCACCAGTACGAAAAACAGAACAGGGTTCAATAAATTGATTGAAGACTGCATGGCAGGCAAGATTGACCTGGTGCTGACAAAATCCATCAGCCGTTTTGCAAGAAACACCCTTGATTGCATTCAATACATACGGAAACTGAAAGAGAAAAACATCGGCGTGTTCTTCGAAAAAGAGAACGTCAACACCCTGGACAGTACCGGAGAATTTCTCATCACCATCCTCGGAAGCTTGGCCCAGGAAGAAAGCCGTTCCTTAAGCACCAACACAAGGTGGGGTGTCGTTCGCCGGTTTGAGAAAGGACAGGTTATGGTCAATCACAACAAGTTTTTGGGATATACGAAAAATGAGGCCGGTGAATTGGTGATAGTGCCGGAGGAAGCAGAAATAGTAAGGCTGATTTTCAGGCTTTATTTAGAGGGTCAAAGCATTACCCAAATTAAAAAATACTTGGAGGAAAACGGTATAAAAACGGTTACCGGAAAAAACCAATGGTCTACTACCACCATCAACAGGATGCTTTCCAATGAGAAGTATATGGGAGATGCCCTGCTGCAAAAAAGCTACACAATAGATTATCTCACCAAGAAAAGAGTAAAAAACAATGGAATTGTCCCCCAGTATTATGTGGAGGACAGCCATCCGGCCATCATCTCAAAAGACTTGTTTCACCGGATACAGGAAGAAAAAGCACGCCGGGCCAGCCTTAAGAAATCTGCTGATAAAAGAGTCAAAACCGACAGTGGAAAATACAGCTCAAAATATGCTCTAACCGAATTACTAATATGTGGAGAGTGTGGCAAACCTTACAGACGGGCATCCTGGACAGCATATAGTGAGAAAAGGATTGTCTGGCGGTGCTTTAACAGGCTGGAGCATGGGAAAAAATACTGCCCAAAATCTCCCACAATTGATGAAGATGTTTTACATAGAGCCATTATAGATGCTTTTAATTCACTCATACAGGATAAGGGAGATTTTGTGGACACTCTACAGTCCAACATTCAGCTGGTGATGAGCAACCGGGCTAAACGGATGGACATAACAAGAATAGAGAAACGGATCGCGGAATTAAAAAAAGAGATGTTAGGCTTCGTAGAGGAAAATGCAAGATGTGGAGCAGATAATACGGACTTTGACGAGCATTATGCCAAAATCTCCTCCGAGTTGAAAGAACTCCAGAAGAAGAAAACGCAATATACTGAACAGGAAGCCAGTCAAGACAGCTTCCAGAGAAGAATTGGGGATATGAAGAAGTTTCTGAACGCTGCAGACTGCAACTTATCGGAATTTGATAACCAGCTTGTCAGGCAGCTTGTACATAATATTAAGGTCATGTCAAAGGATAAGATTCTCATAAGATTCAAATCAGGTTTAGAGATGGAACAAGAGCTATCTATAAAATAACATTACCGAGAAGAGATAACCGCCAAACTATGGAAAGCATAATGACGGCTGTTTTATTCATGTATATTACTTGCTCGATTAGTTCCTTCATAGAAATAATTCACAGAATTCATTGTTTTCATTCGTTTCTTCGTATATAATATTATTTGGAAAATATTTCTGCGAGGTATAAAGAATGGATTATATTACTGCAAAAGAAGCAGCAGAAAAATGGGGGATATCCCAGCGCAGGGTTCAGCTCTTATGTGAGCAAGGACGAGTGGCAGGGGCGGTTCGGTTAGGATGGGCATGGGCAATTCCAAAAGAAGCGGACAAGCCTGCAGATGCTCGTACAAAAGATAAAGACAAGATATAATCTTTTGGTATTTTTTCGGTTGATTATGACGTGATTTAAAAATTATAGCGGGAAATGAGAGAAAGCAAATATAATTATTTGATATAAGTGAAAACAAAAGGGGATGGATAATGTGTTCATATCCAATATTAAAATAGTAAATTTTAGGAATTTTAAAAACACTGACATAAAATTTAATGATGGTGTAAATGTAATTATCGGACATAATAATGCAGGAAAATCAAATCTAATAAAAGCCTTGGCATTAGTGCTTGATTCTAAAGTGACAAAGCAGTTAGACATCGATGATTTTAATAAACATATTACACTTGATGAATTGAAGGCTAATCCACCAAAAATAAGTATAGCTATTACAATAAATCAAAGTATTGATGAAGATTTAAATTCTGATGACTTAGTAACTGTAGGTAATTGGCTTACTACTCTAAACGAACCTTATCAGGCATTATTAACCTATGAGTTTTTTCTTCCCGAAAAAGAAAGAGATAAATATTTAAAAATAATTAAATCTGCTACAAATCTAGATATGGCTTGGAAGTTAATAAAACACGATTTTATAAGGCTCTATGTATACAGAATTTGGGGTGGTGACCCAATAACCCAAACCGTTGCAGATAGCGATTCGTTACAGAAATTTGATTTTCAATTTTTGGATGCAATTCGTGATGTTGAAAGAGATATGCTTACTGGCAAAAATACGCTTCTAAGAAATGTCTTAGACTTTTTTATGGATTATGAAATAAAATCTGATGCCACAAAGTCAGAGGAAGATAAAAGGACGGAAATAGAAAAGAAAAAGCAGGATTTTTCTGAGCGGGCAGATGCATTACTTCTTGACCTTCAGGCAAGAATGAAGCAAGGCAAGGAGCAAATTCTTTCATACGCAAAGGATACAGGGGCATCATTTCATAAAGCTATACCAAATTTCGAGGGGAGCATTTCGGATATTGAAATGTTCTCTGCGCTTAAGCTAATTGTGGAGTATGAAACTGGTATAAAAATACCTGCAACACACAATGGACTCGGATATAATAATTTGATTTTCATGTCGTTGCTTTTATCTAAGATGCAAGTAAATTCAGATGGCAAATATTTAGGAAGTAATGCAAAAGTTTTCCCTGTTTTGGCAATTGAAGAACCGGAAGCACACCTTCATCCCGCGATGCAATATCAGTTTTTGAGATTTTTGAAAAAAAATAAAACAGAGAAAAAAGTAAGACAGATTTTTGTAACAACTCATTCAACGCACATTACTTCTTCCGTTTCATTAGATGAGCTGATTTGCCTGCATAATGAAGCAGGAGAAACATTAGTAGGATATCCAGGGAAAGTATTTCCGAGTGATGGAAAAAGTAAAAGATATGTTCAGCGTTTTTTGGATGCAACCAAATCAGATATGCTTTTTGCCCAAAAAGTGATTTTAGTAGAGGGAATAGTCGAGCAATTACTTTTATCAATTCTAGCAAGGTATGAGGGGAAGTCATTAGAGGAAAATCATATTGCAGTAATAAATGTAGGTGGAAGATATTTTGATCATTTTTTACATTTGTTTGATTCTCAAAAGCCATATACAATAAATAAAAAAGTTGTTTGCCTAACCGATATAGATCCTGAGAGAAGGAAGAAAGATCAAGGCGTAAACTTTAAAAAATGCTATCCATTTGAATTGAATATCGATAGTACAACTTACGAGTATAAAGTCAACACCAGTTTAGATAGATATGAAGAAGGTAAGCATCCTAATATTGTTTCATTTACTCAAGATAAAGTTTACGGAAAAACATTTGAATATGATTTAATTTTAAATAATCCAACACTTGACTTATTAATAACTGAATCGATGAGCAATAGAGAAGAAATTATACAACTCATGCAATTATATAAAAATAAAAGCCCGATTTCTGAATATGAAAAAAAGTTAAATAAAAGTGATGAAAACCAAAGAATTATTGATAGTTTATGTACAAATACCTTATGGGAAGACGATCAAAAAGCTAAAGCTATTATAGCTGCTCGATATCTTAACTCAGTTGGGAAAGGAGAAAATGCGATGGAATTAGTATATGCGTTAGAGGAAAATCTAACAAAAAAGGGAACTGCCGAATATAAAGAATTTATTGTTCCTGATTATATTAAGAAAGCCATCGCATGGATATGCAAATGATCTCAATAAATTCAGATACACTAATTCCTATTGAAGAACATTTTCGAGTATCTGCTGGCCCCGGTGCCGGTAAGACATATTGGGTAGTAAAACATATAAAGAATATTTTACATACGTCAAAAAGGCTAAAGAAAACTCGTAAGATTGCTTGTATTACGTATACAAATATTGCGGTAGAAACAATTTTGAAAAACTTAGGAACTAATACAAGCCAAGTCGAAGTTTCTACAATTCATAGCTTTTTATATAAGCATATTGTAAAGCCATATGTGTCATTTTTAGCCGCTGATTACGGTTTGGATGTAGTGGAATTAGATGGTCATAGTGATCCTGTTTTGCATTTTAAAAAAGTTGTTGAATGGATTGAAAATCATCCCTATGCTAATGAGCTAAAGCACCCATATACTATAAACCAACTGATAAAATTGGATACTAACAAAAGCGCACTTATAGGTTGGTTATCGTCGTTAAGTTATAAAATGGATCATTACAATAATTTGAAAATTATAGGAGACAGAGAAAAAGCCTTTTATTTAGTAGAAAACAAAGGAAAGATAGAACGCAGATATTTAAATAAAAAATGTCTGGATATTCTTGAAGCAGACTTACTAGAATATAAAAAACTTTATTGGCAAGAAGGACTTATAGATCACGATGATGTTCTCTTTTTTAGTTATCAACTTATAAAAAAGTACCCTTTTATTTTAACTATTTTGCGAGCAAAA
This genomic stretch from Petroclostridium xylanilyticum harbors:
- a CDS encoding recombinase family protein, with the translated sequence MPLAYGITGTSTKNRTGFNKLIEDCMAGKIDLVLTKSISRFARNTLDCIQYIRKLKEKNIGVFFEKENVNTLDSTGEFLITILGSLAQEESRSLSTNTRWGVVRRFEKGQVMVNHNKFLGYTKNEAGELVIVPEEAEIVRLIFRLYLEGQSITQIKKYLEENGIKTVTGKNQWSTTTINRMLSNEKYMGDALLQKSYTIDYLTKKRVKNNGIVPQYYVEDSHPAIISKDLFHRIQEEKARRASLKKSADKRVKTDSGKYSSKYALTELLICGECGKPYRRASWTAYSEKRIVWRCFNRLEHGKKYCPKSPTIDEDVLHRAIIDAFNSLIQDKGDFVDTLQSNIQLVMSNRAKRMDITRIEKRIAELKKEMLGFVEENARCGADNTDFDEHYAKISSELKELQKKKTQYTEQEASQDSFQRRIGDMKKFLNAADCNLSEFDNQLVRQLVHNIKVMSKDKILIRFKSGLEMEQELSIK
- a CDS encoding helix-turn-helix domain-containing protein — its product is MDYITAKEAAEKWGISQRRVQLLCEQGRVAGAVRLGWAWAIPKEADKPADARTKDKDKI
- a CDS encoding ATP-dependent nuclease, whose product is MFISNIKIVNFRNFKNTDIKFNDGVNVIIGHNNAGKSNLIKALALVLDSKVTKQLDIDDFNKHITLDELKANPPKISIAITINQSIDEDLNSDDLVTVGNWLTTLNEPYQALLTYEFFLPEKERDKYLKIIKSATNLDMAWKLIKHDFIRLYVYRIWGGDPITQTVADSDSLQKFDFQFLDAIRDVERDMLTGKNTLLRNVLDFFMDYEIKSDATKSEEDKRTEIEKKKQDFSERADALLLDLQARMKQGKEQILSYAKDTGASFHKAIPNFEGSISDIEMFSALKLIVEYETGIKIPATHNGLGYNNLIFMSLLLSKMQVNSDGKYLGSNAKVFPVLAIEEPEAHLHPAMQYQFLRFLKKNKTEKKVRQIFVTTHSTHITSSVSLDELICLHNEAGETLVGYPGKVFPSDGKSKRYVQRFLDATKSDMLFAQKVILVEGIVEQLLLSILARYEGKSLEENHIAVINVGGRYFDHFLHLFDSQKPYTINKKVVCLTDIDPERRKKDQGVNFKKCYPFELNIDSTTYEYKVNTSLDRYEEGKHPNIVSFTQDKVYGKTFEYDLILNNPTLDLLITESMSNREEIIQLMQLYKNKSPISEYEKKLNKSDENQRIIDSLCTNTLWEDDQKAKAIIAARYLNSVGKGENAMELVYALEENLTKKGTAEYKEFIVPDYIKKAIAWICK